The genomic region TTTGTCGAGCATCCACTGTATAACAACACAATTTTTCGTCAGCGCTAACTGTAGACATGTAAAATTTAACGATAATAATAATCGTTGAATTATTCAAATGATGTGTGGGCCCGACAAATTGCATACGTGGCTCGTGAGTTGGCAACGTTGAAAAGTCGTCGGAAATGACAAGTAGCGACGTGTAAACGGTCGGTCGACAACAAAACCTTAAATTCCGACTAAAATCAATTATTAAATGTCGATCGATAATCAGATATCAATTAAATTAAATTGATTACGAAAAAGGAAGTCGGACATTTAATCCAAAGCAGTTATACCTTATCGGTCGTAACTAAATCAATCAATTAAAGTTGATTGATTTAATTATGTTAAAATTAATAGTTAAATCAATTAATCAAAAATGATTGATTTAATTATTACCGTTAAGGAAATACAATTAATTCGGTGTCTTCATTACATGCCATAAACGGAGGTATGTTGACACTATAAATACCCCCTCTCATACCAAGAGGAGGACTTCCGACAATAGAGAGAAAAATCACTCCCGAGAGCTCAGAAGTCTCAAAATCCACCGAAGAATTATCAAGCTTCCAAATAGCCAGTTCTTCACCAAACTCAAATCCCAAACACTTGTCGCGTGATCAACTCTCGTGACCCCTTATGTCTCAAGAACAAGTGCTCGTCACCCTTGAGTCAAATCCGTATTCGGAGATAGAATCAGAGGAGTTCACAAAGATTTGTAACCCACATTCATATCAATAAAATTATATTATTCTTTGTACACGTGTTGTTTTGTAATTTGTCGTAGATTTTCCATGTTTACACTAACAAATGCAAAAACCAGTATTCAATCGCATCATGGCAGACCTCTGCAATTTTGATGATTTTTTGAAGCAAAAACCAGATGCCACCGGAAAGTTGGGATTGCTCGCGAAACAAAAAATAACAGGTGCTTTACGAATGCTTGCATATGGTGCAAGGGCTGATCAATGTGATAAAGCCACCAAGATGAGAGCATCAACTGCTTTGAAATGCCTCAAGAAATTTTGTGCACATGTGGAGTATTTGTATGGGGGTTGGTATCTTCGAGCTCCTAATGCCGCAGATTTGCAAAGGCTTCTACACAATGGACAACAACTTGGTTTTCCCGGCATGATTGGGAGCATTGATTGCATGCACTAGAAGTGGAAAAACCGTTGAAATGGGTGGTCTAGAGCTTTCTTAGGCTGTAAAGGGTACCCTACCGTTATTCTTGAAGCCGTGGCATCCTACGACACACATGTATGACATGCCTTCTTCAGTACCCCAGAAGCTCAAAATGACCTTAACATTCTCAGAGCATCCAATGTGTTCGCAAGAGCTATTAACGGAACTGCTCCGGAGGTCACGTATAAGGTAAATGATAGTACATACTCTGTCCATACTACCTTGTTGATGGAATATACCCGAGGTGGCAGACATTTGTCAAAGCAATATCCAAACCCAAAGATGCTAATGAGGCACACTTTACCAAAATGCAGGAGTTTTATCGTAAGGACGTTGAGCGGTGTTTTGGTATTCTTCAAGCTCGATGGGTCATACTCTGTCACGGTGCTAACTTGTTCAAACTAGAAGACCTTCGTACTATCATGGTAAGTTGCATCATTCTTCATAACATGATTGTGGAAGATGTGTTTGTCGAAGAAGAATTTGAGGAGACTTGTGAAGATGATAACTTGTATCCATTATTGGCTAGCGTTTATGAACGACCGGTGAATCGTGAAGGTAATGTTATCTGCCATGAACCTATTTTGAGGGCTGGAGAAACCCTACCAGCATTCTTAGATGCTAACTTCCAATTACGTTATGCTTACTTCTACAAGACATTGCAAGATGATTTGGTGATTCATCTTAGCAAATGATTTTCATTATCATTTGATAAAGTGATGCTCTCTTTAGTTCGTCATTTTTAATTTCACTCGAATAATGTTGTATGTGTGTTTTGTTTATTTTACTTTGAAAATATTGTACGCGTGCTTTGTTTGTTTCCTTTCAATAAAAGAAAATTAATTCACTATTATTAGTTCATAACAAATGATTGACCTTTATTTCATTAAATAGAAAAATGCATAATACAATCAACTTAACAATTAAAAATACAATTAAAACATAACACTTATTGTGGGGATTGTGGTTCCTCAAAAAGAGGCCTATAGCAATCTGCATTAGCGTTAGGATCGGTTTTCCTCCTAATGTCCCTCTTCAATTTTTTGAATTACCAATCTTGTGAACCCGGGGAAATATCATTATTCCGCATGGCTATTATTCTTGCATCCTCTTTTGCCTCTTCAAATGCCATCATTCTTGCACTTTCGGCACAACGATCCTCTTCTCTTTTTCTAAGAATCTCAATTGGAAATTTTGGTGTCTCGTTCAGGGCTAGTAGGGCTTGAACCATGGATTCACCCACATCTTCTTTCTTTTTTCCTTTTCTTCTTGCTTCATTGGCCTTCCGACGGACCTAGGGGGAGTCTCCAAAACAATTTTTTCATCATCCAAATTAATTAGTGATTCGGTTTGGGGACCGCTAGCCGTGGAGTAAACAAAAGGGGTGACTCGAGGTCTTGGTGCATCTCTAAAATAAGGGTGATCCTTCACCGCCTCCCAACACTCCTTGTGCTCGAATTGCTTTTTAATCACCCTCATATACTCTAGATTAATTTGATGCTCCTATTAATAAAAACCAAACAATATAAAAATCAATAACCATATTAATTTGTCAAAATATAATTTAAATGGATGACAAAAAAAAAAATACTCATCTAATCGATTGGTGCCACTTGGTCTATGAATCCCAACTTGAATTTTTGCATTGTGCCACGCTTTGAGAAGTCTCTTCAAAGGCTTGAAATGAGATTGAAGAGCCGCCGTCGGCCGAACCGCCGTTTCACCCGTCCAATTATCAACATAATGCTCATGTACCTTCCACAACCTTGTAAGAGTTTGTTGATTTGGCGGGTCAGGAGACATCCTAGGCATCAACTAGCGCCCTGATGAAAGCTTACGTAAATTCATAAACCGATGGCGCTTGGCTACATCAAAATGTCGAATCTTGGATAAAGGATTAGCAAATCAAGCATTTCAGAAAGCTCTTCGCCCAGGAGACTTCAAATATTACCTCAATACTCTCATGCCACCACCGAAATATATATGATGAGGTCATGGATCTGGCGATTATCCATGTGAAAATAGAATTCAAGACTTATGGCGACAATCCTCCACCTTGGATGGCCACTCCTGTTGTTGCCCAAAAACATTACGCCGAAACTAAGAAGCGTGGACGGTCAAAATTTTGATCTCCTTCTACTAGTCGATTCCAACAGTATAACAATGGCAAGCGCCATAAAGGATACCCTCAGAACCAATTCCTCTCGGGGAGAGATGATAGACCATATCACCTAACGCAAAAGGATTCCACCCCCAGGTTTGAAGTCTATTCGGTGATCAACACAACATATGCTGAGATCCTAGAGAAGCACAAAGATATCCTTTCACCAACACCACCGCTGCGATTTCCAAAACCCAAGAATGCAAAGAAGACAGGAAAATGGTGCAAATACCATCACGAAGACGGGCACTACACTAATGATTGCCGATCCCTGCGTAACGCCTGCAAACAACTCATTCGTGAAGGAAAGCTTAAAGACTGTGTCCTAAGTCCCCCAGCGGAAACACCACTTGTGCGTGGACACATCAAGTAGCACCAACCAAATACTGCCATTACAACATAAGCCGATTCTACATCACTTTGCTTTACTTTACTTCAATTACACCACAAATAAAATAGTTTGCTCTTATAAACCCTGACATAAGCAAACTGCAAATGAATATCTTCTTTCTTCATTGAAAATCAGCATGTATCAGACAATACAATGAAAAGAAGATTATTCAGCAATTGATTCCTTTCCCTGCGTGAAAGTATTTGCATTGGCAACTCACTGTTTCATCTTTCCATAAAAATATAAAGGAACAAAATAGTTAAGCCAAA from Fragaria vesca subsp. vesca linkage group LG3, FraVesHawaii_1.0, whole genome shotgun sequence harbors:
- the LOC101297421 gene encoding uncharacterized protein LOC101297421, whose amino-acid sequence is MQEFYRKDVERCFGILQARWVILCHGANLFKLEDLRTIMVSCIILHNMIVEDVFVEEEFEETCEDDNLYPLLASVYERPVNREGNVICHEPILRAGETLPAFLDANFQLRYAYFYKTLQDDLVIHLSK